The following are encoded together in the Novipirellula galeiformis genome:
- a CDS encoding thioredoxin family protein, protein MKSKAQFYHAGCPVCISAEKSVAQSLDPARFDVEIVHLGEQGQRVGEAEQRGVQSVPALVLDGQVFHINHGADLAALK, encoded by the coding sequence ATGAAATCCAAGGCGCAGTTTTACCATGCGGGTTGCCCCGTTTGCATCAGTGCCGAAAAATCCGTCGCCCAGTCGCTCGATCCCGCTCGCTTTGACGTCGAGATCGTGCACTTGGGGGAACAGGGGCAACGCGTCGGCGAGGCCGAACAGCGGGGCGTCCAATCCGTGCCCGCTTTGGTGCTGGACGGCCAGGTGTTCCACATCAATCACGGCGCCGACCTGGCGGCGCTAAAGTAA
- a CDS encoding YqjF family protein → MNAKTDRTWSLPSFPWAMRMTWSELLFAHWPVDPERVARLLPAGMTLDTHQGQAWVGVVPFLMSNVSPRCCQPLPRLSRFLELNVRTYVIVDGKPGVWFFSLDAESRVAVRVARATFNLPYMDAKMSLVQDESGAIEYRSERTHRGEPSAAFAASYQATGEPFYAAPGTLEYWLTARYCLYSADRKGRLCRGEIDHPPWRLSPATWTQRHNTMTEPCGFPLTDEPHLLFAQPVTVRAWMVTRCDR, encoded by the coding sequence ATGAACGCAAAAACGGATCGCACTTGGTCGTTGCCTAGTTTTCCTTGGGCCATGCGCATGACTTGGTCCGAGTTATTGTTCGCTCATTGGCCGGTCGATCCGGAACGCGTTGCTAGACTGCTCCCCGCAGGAATGACGCTGGATACGCATCAAGGGCAAGCCTGGGTTGGTGTCGTTCCATTCTTGATGTCGAATGTCTCTCCAAGGTGCTGTCAGCCATTGCCACGGCTGAGTCGCTTTCTAGAACTGAATGTGCGCACTTATGTCATTGTCGATGGAAAGCCGGGGGTTTGGTTCTTCTCGCTCGATGCGGAAAGCCGGGTCGCGGTTCGTGTTGCGCGGGCGACGTTCAATTTGCCGTACATGGACGCGAAGATGTCGCTCGTCCAAGACGAATCGGGGGCGATTGAATACCGAAGTGAGCGAACGCATCGCGGTGAACCCTCCGCCGCGTTTGCGGCAAGCTACCAAGCAACGGGTGAACCATTTTACGCCGCACCGGGAACGTTGGAGTACTGGTTGACCGCTCGTTACTGCCTATACAGTGCCGATCGAAAAGGTCGCTTGTGTCGAGGCGAAATCGATCATCCGCCCTGGAGGCTTTCGCCAGCGACGTGGACACAGCGGCATAACACAATGACGGAGCCCTGTGGATTTCCTCTCACCGATGAACCCCATCTACTCTTTGCACAACCGGTCACGGTGAGAGCGTGGATGGTGACGCGTTGTGATCGATGA